In the Leptolyngbya sp. 'hensonii' genome, one interval contains:
- a CDS encoding glycosyltransferase, whose product MRILIIAHDFPPVNRVASLRPYAWAKYWHQMGHEIGVLTTRKDAFRAPLDLQTEYRSLQGVRLEEVPYVPLKSRSFNPHPESTPPALPPSSIGKSSYQVARTWLRRFSEFLGTGSFLYASSLWIVPALKRAQALYPYWPFEVVVSTFGPPAAHIIAGALKRQFNIFWVADYRDLWFGSHLVTAKWPFSWLEQSLEDYVVSQADLITTVSDPLQSALQQRFPQPVLTIANGFDPEDGEGFPPDPFPSNGKIRLAYTGLLYPGKQDLSLLWQAIDRLRAEGFPVADKLEILLYGPDFSSLTPAIVAHDLQAIVKIAGFVPRSEALQVQRWVDALIFLDWDVPQVSGILTGKLFEYLFSGRPILGIGVTPDTAAGQLLESTRTGFLIGKSVDRMAELLQQLLRGEGLPYAPDRAVLQQYTRETLARTLLEQITERRAEGEFRSQKPGEALNS is encoded by the coding sequence ATGCGAATTCTCATCATTGCCCATGATTTCCCGCCCGTGAATCGGGTTGCCTCCCTCCGGCCCTATGCCTGGGCCAAGTACTGGCACCAGATGGGCCATGAGATTGGTGTTCTGACAACCCGAAAAGATGCCTTCAGGGCTCCCCTGGATTTGCAGACCGAGTATAGGAGCCTGCAGGGGGTCCGACTGGAAGAGGTCCCCTATGTACCCCTGAAATCCCGATCGTTCAACCCCCATCCAGAGAGCACGCCCCCTGCTCTTCCTCCTTCATCTATCGGGAAATCCTCCTATCAGGTTGCCAGAACTTGGCTCCGCCGATTCAGTGAATTTCTGGGGACTGGTTCTTTTCTCTATGCCAGTTCCCTGTGGATTGTACCAGCCCTGAAACGGGCTCAGGCCCTCTATCCCTATTGGCCTTTCGAGGTGGTCGTGAGTACCTTTGGTCCGCCCGCAGCCCACATCATTGCCGGAGCCTTGAAACGCCAGTTCAATATTTTCTGGGTGGCAGATTATCGGGACCTGTGGTTCGGCAGTCACCTGGTTACGGCAAAATGGCCATTTTCCTGGCTGGAGCAATCCCTGGAGGATTACGTTGTCTCCCAGGCCGATTTGATCACTACAGTGTCCGATCCATTGCAATCCGCTTTGCAGCAGCGCTTCCCCCAGCCGGTCCTGACGATCGCCAATGGCTTTGATCCGGAGGATGGGGAAGGGTTTCCGCCTGATCCTTTTCCGTCCAATGGCAAAATCAGGCTGGCCTATACCGGGTTGCTGTATCCGGGGAAACAGGATCTCTCCCTCCTGTGGCAGGCGATCGATCGGCTCAGAGCTGAGGGATTTCCGGTTGCGGATAAACTAGAAATTCTCCTCTATGGTCCCGATTTTTCCAGTCTCACGCCTGCGATTGTCGCCCACGATCTGCAGGCTATTGTCAAAATCGCAGGATTCGTTCCGCGATCGGAGGCATTGCAGGTTCAACGGTGGGTGGATGCCCTGATCTTTCTGGATTGGGATGTGCCCCAGGTGTCTGGCATCCTGACGGGCAAACTGTTTGAGTACCTGTTTTCAGGTCGGCCAATTCTGGGGATTGGCGTCACCCCAGACACTGCTGCTGGTCAACTTCTGGAGTCTACCCGAACAGGCTTCCTGATCGGGAAATCGGTCGATCGGATGGCTGAGCTTCTGCAGCAATTGTTGAGGGGAGAGGGGCTCCCCTATGCCCCCGATCGGGCTGTTCTGCAGCAATACACCCGTGAAACTCTGGCCCGAACCCTGCTGGAGCAGATTACCGAGAGAAGAGCAGAGGGAGAATTCAGGAGTCAGAAGCCAGGAGAAGCCCTGAATTCTTAG